CATTAAATATATTCCTCATTTATACTTGTGTGTGAATACAAAACAAGGTATAATTTACTTTACAATTAAACCGTTAGCGCAACTGGCGAAACTAGGATTTAACCTAATGGGAGCGCTGATCGAGCGGTGAGTATCTGCCGAACGCCTGGGCCTTTATTATAAGCGCTTAGGTGTTTTTTTCATTTTGGGGAGGTGATAATGGTTAAACGAGCAATTTTGAGTGTGTCGGACAAAACAGGTTTGAAAGAGTTTGCTACTGGGCTTGTAAGCATGGATGTTGAGCTTCTAAGTACTGGCGGGACTGCTAAGTTCTTACGAGATGCGGGACTTAAGGTAACGGATGTCTCTGAAGTAACGGGCTTTCCTGAAATGATGGAAGGTAGGGTGAAAACCCTTCATCCTCGTATCCATGGAGGTATTCTTGCCGATCGTAGAAAGCCGGAGCATATGGAAGCGATTAAGGCGCAAAATATCGAGCCTATTGATTTAATTGTTGTTAATCTCTACCCGTTCGCACAAACGATATCCAAACCAGATGTCACCCTCGATGATGCGATTGAAAACATCGATATCGGCGGGCCATCACTCGTTCGAGCGGCAGCCAAAAATTTCCAAAGTGTTGCGGTAGTTGTCGACCCTGCGGATTATGATGTTATCCTGGAAGAATTAAAGAGTTCAAAACAGGTCAGTTATGAACTCAGGTCACGTTTAATGGCAAAAGCTTTTAGCCACACTGCTGCTTATGATGCCTTAATTGCAAATTATTTCAACAACCAATTCGATCCGGAATATCCATTTCCTTCAACTCTTACACTTTCTTACAAGCGCGAACAGACGATGCGTTATGGTGAGAATCCTCATCAGAAGGCGGCATTTTATAGTGATGCCATTCAGAAGGAAGCAGGAATTGGTTCGGCGAAGCAGTTGTGGGGTAAGGAACTCTCGCACAACAATCTTTTAGATGCAGATGCGGCGTTAGAGTTAGTCCGTGAATTTAGTGAACCTACAGTTGCAATTATTAAACACACCAATCCTTGTGGGTGCGCTACGGCTTCGGCGATCCCTGAAGCCTTTTTGAAAGCGAAAGCTGCCGATCCTACTTCAGCGTTCGGTGGCATTATTGCTTCAAATCGACCGATTGACGCCTCAGCGGCTGAAGTGATTTTGGAGAAGGGTAATTTCTTCGAAGTAATTATTGCCCCTGACTTCACGGATGAAGCTTTCAAGATGATAACCAAGAGGAAGGGATGGGGGCTTGACGTTCGGTTGATGAAAGTAGGCGAGTTTGGGCCATCTCAAAGCGGCTTTGCGCTGAAGTCGCTGAACGGCGGTATTCTCTACCAATCGCGCGATTTAGAGCAGCTTAATACAGATACTCTTCAATGCGTTACCGAGCGACAACCGAGTGAAGAGGATAAGACGGACCTCGCTTTCGCTTGGGCGATTGTAAAACATGTTAAATCAAACGCAATTGTTTTGGTTAAGAACCGTCAATTGATTGGCGTGGGAGCCGGTCAGATGAATCGAGTTCGTTCTGTCCGTTTGGCATTAGAGCAAGCAGGGGATGAAGTAACTGGCTCGGTAATGGCTTCCGATGCTTTCTTCCCGTTCCCTGACAGTATTGAAACGGCAGGAAGCGCAGGGGTCAAGGCGGTTATTCAGCCAGGTGGTAGTAAGAAAGATGTAGATGCGATTCAATCCTGCAATCAGACTGGGATGGCCATGCTCTTTACAGGAATTCGACATTTCAGGCACTAAATGCCTGCTTTTACCACTATTTACTGTGGATTAGCCTTGACGGTTTCGAATAAAAGCGTTAAAATAGAGTAGGAATTCATATTCGAGGAGTTATCGCTCGATGCAAAAAAAGCAA
This DNA window, taken from bacterium, encodes the following:
- the purH gene encoding bifunctional phosphoribosylaminoimidazolecarboxamide formyltransferase/IMP cyclohydrolase; this encodes MVKRAILSVSDKTGLKEFATGLVSMDVELLSTGGTAKFLRDAGLKVTDVSEVTGFPEMMEGRVKTLHPRIHGGILADRRKPEHMEAIKAQNIEPIDLIVVNLYPFAQTISKPDVTLDDAIENIDIGGPSLVRAAAKNFQSVAVVVDPADYDVILEELKSSKQVSYELRSRLMAKAFSHTAAYDALIANYFNNQFDPEYPFPSTLTLSYKREQTMRYGENPHQKAAFYSDAIQKEAGIGSAKQLWGKELSHNNLLDADAALELVREFSEPTVAIIKHTNPCGCATASAIPEAFLKAKAADPTSAFGGIIASNRPIDASAAEVILEKGNFFEVIIAPDFTDEAFKMITKRKGWGLDVRLMKVGEFGPSQSGFALKSLNGGILYQSRDLEQLNTDTLQCVTERQPSEEDKTDLAFAWAIVKHVKSNAIVLVKNRQLIGVGAGQMNRVRSVRLALEQAGDEVTGSVMASDAFFPFPDSIETAGSAGVKAVIQPGGSKKDVDAIQSCNQTGMAMLFTGIRHFRH